A single genomic interval of Megalobrama amblycephala isolate DHTTF-2021 linkage group LG15, ASM1881202v1, whole genome shotgun sequence harbors:
- the bbs4 gene encoding Bardet-Biedl syndrome 4 protein, which yields MADDGMKTDVQLPVATDLKKPRPKKAPELPILERRNWLIHLHYIRKDYETCKAIIKEQLHETQGMCEYAVYVQALIMRLEGKIQQSLELFQSCAILNPKSSDNLKQVARSLFLLGKHKAAIEVYNEAARLNQKDWEISHNLGVCYIYTKDFRSAEEQLNLALQLNKHDLTYMMLGKIHLLQGDTEKAIDVYKSAVEFSPENTELLTTLGLLYMQLGKYQKAFEHLGNALTYDPNNFKAILAAGSMMQTHGDYDVAMNKYRVAAYAVPESPPLWNNIGMCFFGKKKYVAAISCLKRANYLSPFDWKILYNLGLVHLTMQQFASAFHFLSAAINLRPRMSELYMLLAVALTNLDDADNARRSYEQAVQLDESNPLVNLNFAVFLYNQGDKKAALQQYQEMERKVNAQVENNSNTEFDPEMVEMAQKMGAALQTGENLYWSKQGKDGKTSHRSSSSKPSSSQQPLGTNQALGQAMSSAAGYSKSMQITAEPEADVSSAPSPPTVTPGDPEDEDEVEEAAEPAKHTEKKSKPKAVAE from the exons ATGGCGGACGACGGGATGAAAACG GATGTGCAGCTGCCTGTGGCCACAGACCTCAAGAAACCCCGTCCGAAGAAAG CTCCTGAGCTTCCCATTCTGGAGAGGAGAAACTGGCTTATACATCTGCATTACATCCGCAAAGATTATGAGACCTGCAAG GCCATTATTAAAGAACAACTGCATGAAACTCAAGGCATGTGTGAATATGCGGTGTATGTACAAG cTCTGATCATGCGGCTAGAAGGGAAGATCCAGCAGTCTCTGGAGTTGTTTCAGAGTTGTGCCATACTCAACCCCAAAAGCTCAGACAACCTCAAACAAGTGGCGCGATCGCT TTTCCTGTTAGGGAAGCACAAAGCTGCTATTGAGGTTTATAATGAAGCAGCACGTCTCAATCAGAAAGACTGG GAGATCAGCCATAATCTTGGCGTTTGCTACATCTACACCAAAGACTTCAGGAGT GCAGAAGAGCAGTTAAACTTGGCATTACAGCTGAACAAACACGATCTGACCTACATGATGCTGGGAAAAATCCACTTACTGCAGGGGGACACGGAGAAAGCCATCGACGTCTACAAGAGCGCTGTGGA ATTTTCTCCTGAGAACACAGAGCTGTTGACCACGCTGGGACTGCTGTACATGCAG CTTGGGAAATACCAGAAAGCCTTTGAGCACCTCGGGAACGCTCTGACGTACGACCCCAATAACTTCAAG GCCATCCTCGCCGCCGGCAGTATGATGCAGACTCATGGAGATTATGACGTGGCCATGAACAAGTATCGCGTAGCGGCATACGCCGTCCCCGAGAGCCCCCCGCTCTGGAATAACATCGGGATGTGCTTCTTCGGCAAAAAGAAATACGTTGCT GCCATCAGCTGTCTGAAGAGGGCAAACTATCTGTCTCCGTTTGATTGGAAGATCCTGTATAATCTGGGTTTGGTTCATCTCACCATGCAGCAGTTCGCATCAGCTTTCCACTTCCTGAGCGCCGCCATCAACCTGCGGCCACGCATGAGCGAACTCTACATGCTTCTGGCTG TTGCCCTGACCAATCTGGATGATGCCGATAACGCCCGCAGGTCTTATGAGCAGGCGGTTCAGCTAGATGA GTCAAACCCGCTGGTGAACCTGAACTTTGCGGTGTTCCTGTATAATCAGGGCGATAAGAAGGCCGCGCTGCAGCAGTACCAGGAGATGGAGAGAAAAGTCAACGCTCAGGTTGAGAACAACAGCAACACAGAGTTTGACCCAGAG ATGGTCGAGATGGCTCAGAAAATGGGCGCCGCTCTACAGACGGGCGAGAACCTGTACTGGAGCAAACAGGGCAAAGACGGCAAGACCAGCCACCGGTCCTCCTCCAGCAAACCCAGCAGCTCCCAGCAGCCCCTAGGCACCAACCAGGCCCTGGGTCAGGCCATGTCTTCAGCCGCAGGCTACAGCAAGAGCATGCAGATCACCGCAG AGCCCGAGGCGGATGTGAGCAGCGCCCCGTCGCCCCCTACAGTCACTCCCGGAGACCCcgaggatgaggatgaggtAGAGGAGGCGGCCGAGCCGGCCAAACACACGGAGAAGAAGAGTAAACCCAAAGCAGTGGCTGAATAG
- the adpgk gene encoding ADP-dependent glucokinase isoform X1, whose translation MWRKAVLVAVLALGMGYLFHTDPELPAYVLNYVSEFLPQMEPSGGSELRPPALEEAISRAWQTLITAPARRWGRVAVGVNACVDVVVSGVGLLQALALEPGSGRDHEVLRSKEDLKEAFIHYMGKGAAAERFFSDKEVFQRIARAAAEYPGAQLYVGGNAALIGQKLASNPQLVVLLCGPVGPKLHDMLDEQIVVPPESLQETDEFHLILEYKSGEQWGSSRAPQANRFILSHDVSNGEMSTLETFVASLEEFQPDLVVLSGLHMMEGMGRDLWEERLKEAVVAISDVRNEVPIHLELASMTDRDYMNRILQEQVMPIVNSIGLNEQELLFLTQSGGGPHAELTSWDGIPDVGRVSDILLWVLEQHGRADPESEADLTRIHFHTLAYHILATVDGHWGNQVAAVAAGARVASSQACGLQVVDINKVVLKAPLNFYSSFSEPRESLSVDPTRPVAVWRRGNVSFHFTPVLVCKQPLRTVGLGDAISAEGLLFSEVEPPSEL comes from the exons ATGTGGAGGAAGGCCGTGCTGGTGGCCGTGTTGGCGTTGGGGATGGGCTATCTGTTCCACACTGACCCGGAGCTACCGGCCTATGTGCTGAACTACGTCAGCGAATTCCTGCCGCAGATGGAGCCGAGTGGCGGCTCAGAGCTCCGCCCCCCGGCGCTGGAGGAGGCCATCTCACGCGCCTGGCAGACCCTAATCACGGCTCCGGCCCGACGCTGGGGGAGAGTGGCGGTGGG GGTGAACGCCTGTGTGGATGTGGTGGTGTCCGGGGTGGGGCTGCTGCAGGCGCTGGCTCTTGAACCAGGATCCGGCAGAGACCACGAGGTGCTGCGCAGCAAAGAAGACCTGAAAGAGGCATTCATCCACTACATGGGGAAGGGCGCCGCCGCAGAGCGCTTCTTCTCAGATAAGGAGGTTTTTCAAAGGATCGCACGGGCGGCTGCAGAATATCCCGGCGCTCAG CTTTATGTTGGAGGAAAcgctgctctgattggccagaaaCTGGCATCTAACCCACAACTCGTG GTCCTCTTGTGTGGTCCAGTGGGGCCGAAGCTTCATGATATGCTGGATGAACAGATTGTGGTCCCGCCAGAATCTCTGCAGGAGACAGATGAGTTTCACCTTATCCTGGAGTACAAGTCAG GTGAACAGTGGGGTTCCTCGAGAGCTCCTCAGGCTAACCGCTTCATCCTGTCCCATGATGTGTCCAATGGGGAGATGAGCACGCTGGAGACGTTCGTGGCCAGTTTGGAGGAGTTCCAGCCGGATCTGGTTGTTCTGTCCGGACTGCATATGATGGAAGGAATGGGCCGAGATCTCTGGGAGGAACGACTGAAAGAG GCGGTGGTTGCCATCTCAGACGTGAGGAACGAGGTGCCCATCCACCTCGAGCTGGCCAGCATGACAGACAGAGACTACATGAACCGGATCCTGCAGGAG CAGGTCATGCCCATCGTGAACTCCATCGGTCTGAACGAACAGGAGCTGCTGTTTTTGACTCAGTCCGGAGGAGGACCTCACGCTGAACTCACATCCTGGGATGGCATACCCGATGTGGGCCGCGTCAGCGACATCCTGCTCTGGGTCTTAGAGCAGCACGGCCGGGCGGATCCAGAATCTGAAGCCGATCTGACCCGGATCCACTTCCACACGCTGGCGTACCACATCCTGGCTACGGTGGACGGACACTGGGGGAACCAGGTGGCGGCGGTGGCCGCAGGCGCCCGTGTGGCCAGCAGTCAAGCCTGCGGCCTGCAAGTGGTAGATATTAATAAGGTGGTCCTCAAGGCGCCTTTGAACTTCTACAGCTCCTTCTCAGAACCGAGGGAGAGCCTATCGGTGGACCCGACGAGACCGGTCGCCGTGTGGCGCAGAGGGAACGTGTCTTTCCATTTCACGCCAGTGCTGGTGTGCAAACAGCCGCTTAGAACAGTGGGATTGGGCGACGCCATATCAGCAGAGGGACTTCTGTTTTCAGAGGTCGAACCTCCGTCTGAGCTCTGA
- the adpgk gene encoding ADP-dependent glucokinase isoform X2 produces the protein MWRKAVLVAVLALGMGYLFHTDPELPAYVLNYVSEFLPQMEPSGGSELRPPALEEAISRAWQTLITAPARRWGRVAVGVNACVDVVVSGVGLLQALALEPGSGRDHEVLRSKEDLKEAFIHYMGKGAAAERFFSDKEVFQRIARAAAEYPGAQLYVGGNAALIGQKLASNPQLVVLLCGPVGPKLHDMLDEQIVVPPESLQETDEFHLILEYKSGEQWGSSRAPQANRFILSHDVSNGEMSTLETFVASLEEFQPDLVVLSGLHMMEGMGRDLWEERLKEAVVAISDVRNEVPIHLELASMTDRDYMNRILQEVMPIVNSIGLNEQELLFLTQSGGGPHAELTSWDGIPDVGRVSDILLWVLEQHGRADPESEADLTRIHFHTLAYHILATVDGHWGNQVAAVAAGARVASSQACGLQVVDINKVVLKAPLNFYSSFSEPRESLSVDPTRPVAVWRRGNVSFHFTPVLVCKQPLRTVGLGDAISAEGLLFSEVEPPSEL, from the exons ATGTGGAGGAAGGCCGTGCTGGTGGCCGTGTTGGCGTTGGGGATGGGCTATCTGTTCCACACTGACCCGGAGCTACCGGCCTATGTGCTGAACTACGTCAGCGAATTCCTGCCGCAGATGGAGCCGAGTGGCGGCTCAGAGCTCCGCCCCCCGGCGCTGGAGGAGGCCATCTCACGCGCCTGGCAGACCCTAATCACGGCTCCGGCCCGACGCTGGGGGAGAGTGGCGGTGGG GGTGAACGCCTGTGTGGATGTGGTGGTGTCCGGGGTGGGGCTGCTGCAGGCGCTGGCTCTTGAACCAGGATCCGGCAGAGACCACGAGGTGCTGCGCAGCAAAGAAGACCTGAAAGAGGCATTCATCCACTACATGGGGAAGGGCGCCGCCGCAGAGCGCTTCTTCTCAGATAAGGAGGTTTTTCAAAGGATCGCACGGGCGGCTGCAGAATATCCCGGCGCTCAG CTTTATGTTGGAGGAAAcgctgctctgattggccagaaaCTGGCATCTAACCCACAACTCGTG GTCCTCTTGTGTGGTCCAGTGGGGCCGAAGCTTCATGATATGCTGGATGAACAGATTGTGGTCCCGCCAGAATCTCTGCAGGAGACAGATGAGTTTCACCTTATCCTGGAGTACAAGTCAG GTGAACAGTGGGGTTCCTCGAGAGCTCCTCAGGCTAACCGCTTCATCCTGTCCCATGATGTGTCCAATGGGGAGATGAGCACGCTGGAGACGTTCGTGGCCAGTTTGGAGGAGTTCCAGCCGGATCTGGTTGTTCTGTCCGGACTGCATATGATGGAAGGAATGGGCCGAGATCTCTGGGAGGAACGACTGAAAGAG GCGGTGGTTGCCATCTCAGACGTGAGGAACGAGGTGCCCATCCACCTCGAGCTGGCCAGCATGACAGACAGAGACTACATGAACCGGATCCTGCAGGAG GTCATGCCCATCGTGAACTCCATCGGTCTGAACGAACAGGAGCTGCTGTTTTTGACTCAGTCCGGAGGAGGACCTCACGCTGAACTCACATCCTGGGATGGCATACCCGATGTGGGCCGCGTCAGCGACATCCTGCTCTGGGTCTTAGAGCAGCACGGCCGGGCGGATCCAGAATCTGAAGCCGATCTGACCCGGATCCACTTCCACACGCTGGCGTACCACATCCTGGCTACGGTGGACGGACACTGGGGGAACCAGGTGGCGGCGGTGGCCGCAGGCGCCCGTGTGGCCAGCAGTCAAGCCTGCGGCCTGCAAGTGGTAGATATTAATAAGGTGGTCCTCAAGGCGCCTTTGAACTTCTACAGCTCCTTCTCAGAACCGAGGGAGAGCCTATCGGTGGACCCGACGAGACCGGTCGCCGTGTGGCGCAGAGGGAACGTGTCTTTCCATTTCACGCCAGTGCTGGTGTGCAAACAGCCGCTTAGAACAGTGGGATTGGGCGACGCCATATCAGCAGAGGGACTTCTGTTTTCAGAGGTCGAACCTCCGTCTGAGCTCTGA